In uncultured Ilyobacter sp., a genomic segment contains:
- a CDS encoding PD-(D/E)XK nuclease family protein: MRDVRNDKNFLYTQSSIGTFIQCPLKFRYRYFDGLYGSDDDSLKDSFQKGSRFHLLAERYFKGIDIEGEYLQDKELKELFQKLKEKYPIEENCRYFSEYDLREKNGKMRLMARYDLIILRPNGRVQIVDFKTNKKRLSMESIEESLQTKIYLYLLKENYKYVFENIRKIKNIEMVYYQTEYPEENLTVKYDDDLHEKNRAFLNETIENIGFFNFNEYVKIEVNHCKVCEFKNFCWKNKKSVDDTLYL, translated from the coding sequence ATGAGAGACGTAAGAAATGATAAAAATTTTTTATACACTCAGAGTTCTATAGGTACATTTATACAATGCCCGTTAAAATTCAGGTACAGGTATTTTGATGGACTTTACGGATCAGATGACGATAGCTTAAAGGATAGTTTCCAAAAGGGAAGCCGATTCCATCTTCTTGCAGAGAGGTATTTTAAGGGGATAGATATTGAGGGAGAGTATCTTCAAGATAAAGAACTGAAAGAACTTTTTCAAAAACTGAAGGAGAAATATCCTATAGAGGAAAACTGTAGATATTTTTCCGAATATGACCTGAGAGAAAAAAATGGAAAAATGAGGCTGATGGCAAGGTATGATCTTATAATACTGAGGCCAAACGGCAGGGTGCAGATAGTGGATTTTAAAACAAACAAAAAAAGACTCTCTATGGAGAGTATAGAGGAATCCCTTCAGACAAAAATATATCTCTATCTTCTGAAAGAAAACTATAAATATGTATTTGAAAATATTCGAAAAATAAAAAACATTGAGATGGTCTATTATCAGACGGAATATCCTGAGGAAAATTTAACTGTGAAATATGATGATGATCTTCATGAAAAAAACAGGGCATTCTTGAATGAAACCATTGAAAACATTGGATTTTTTAATTTCAATGAATACGTGAAAATAGAAGTAAATCACTGCAAGGTATGTGAGTTTAAAAATTTTTGTTGGAAAAATAAAAAAAGTGTTGACGACACTTTGTATTTATGA
- a CDS encoding ATP-dependent helicase, with protein MNIDYREEQKKILEYREGRLGIPAVPGAGKTFILSHLAAKLIEKELKEEEEILILTYMNSSVINFKNRISEILSSDKAFKKKFQVMTIHKLTNEILRDNLYKIGLSNEYKTITSSNMFHLISMVINDYKKDNQNEIDYFIETSEKSEKSYKKWNDELIRIILRLISRCKNLSISPERLYSETKKYAKGSLLKIAGEVYLRYDKLCKREGFLDYDDLLYLCHKILSEDAELCESYKKKFKYIFEDEAQDSNYLQNKILKLISNGNLVKVGDLNQSILSTFTSSSPKLFKSFLRANPAAEMFTAGRSSREIIDLANFFVDYVRREHPLKEARSALAEQMIKEVDKGSSPANPKVDTYGIKTFIEESEDAELERMGSFIEAFSKKYPDKKAAVLFPKNFQIEKAGRVLKKKQVKFQVLADISENLLETLEFMGDLLVFLSKPFDNRKLITIIQGHLMEGIEEKEFQEFISYLRGINLENIFYKRDELAIPEKFTTASWWVHFEKNLKKLKLLLEFPQNSLEKLLLFIGDIYSFEADQLLLIEKISLDLKRIFKLNPRWTLFDLSLEMKKSRGSEFTYLAKAVESETEELPKEKYNITLTTYHKSKGMEWDMVWLFNVNSDSFPVYLSDNDYGRQQYLKEPYVYPGDCLEDELRKTFINKEYKNITLKRKSERISESIRLLYVGITRAKEYLVISCNRDSDTFYFREINRLIEEGQKRYERRKK; from the coding sequence ATGAATATAGATTACAGGGAAGAGCAGAAAAAAATATTAGAGTACAGAGAGGGAAGACTTGGAATACCTGCAGTTCCTGGGGCAGGGAAGACTTTCATACTCAGCCATTTGGCGGCAAAACTGATAGAAAAAGAGCTAAAAGAGGAAGAGGAAATATTAATACTTACATATATGAATTCCTCTGTTATAAATTTTAAAAACAGAATAAGTGAAATATTGAGTTCTGACAAGGCCTTTAAAAAAAAGTTTCAGGTAATGACAATCCATAAGCTTACCAATGAAATTTTGAGGGATAATCTCTATAAAATAGGTCTTTCTAATGAGTACAAGACCATTACCAGCTCAAATATGTTCCACCTTATCTCTATGGTCATAAATGACTATAAAAAAGATAATCAGAATGAGATAGATTACTTTATAGAAACTTCTGAAAAATCAGAAAAATCATACAAAAAATGGAATGATGAACTAATAAGAATAATTTTGAGGCTCATATCAAGGTGTAAAAACTTAAGCATATCACCTGAAAGACTCTACAGTGAAACTAAAAAATATGCAAAGGGAAGCCTTCTAAAGATAGCCGGAGAAGTATATCTTCGATATGACAAGCTATGTAAAAGAGAGGGATTTTTAGACTATGATGACTTACTTTATCTGTGCCATAAAATACTCAGCGAAGATGCAGAACTCTGTGAAAGTTATAAAAAAAAGTTTAAGTATATATTTGAAGATGAGGCTCAGGACAGCAACTATCTCCAGAATAAGATATTAAAACTTATAAGTAACGGAAACCTAGTAAAGGTAGGGGATTTGAACCAGAGTATTCTCTCTACTTTTACATCCTCTTCTCCAAAACTTTTCAAAAGCTTCTTAAGGGCAAATCCCGCGGCAGAGATGTTCACAGCAGGCAGAAGCAGCCGTGAAATCATAGATTTGGCAAATTTTTTTGTAGATTACGTGAGGAGAGAGCATCCTCTGAAAGAGGCCAGATCTGCCCTTGCAGAGCAGATGATAAAAGAGGTGGACAAGGGAAGTTCACCTGCCAATCCCAAAGTGGATACCTATGGTATAAAAACATTTATAGAGGAATCTGAGGATGCTGAGCTAGAGAGGATGGGAAGCTTTATAGAGGCCTTTTCAAAGAAGTATCCCGATAAAAAGGCTGCGGTGCTTTTTCCAAAGAACTTTCAGATAGAAAAGGCTGGAAGAGTCCTCAAAAAAAAGCAGGTGAAATTTCAGGTACTAGCAGATATATCTGAGAATCTGTTGGAAACCTTAGAATTCATGGGGGATCTGCTGGTCTTTCTATCAAAACCCTTTGACAACAGGAAGCTTATAACTATTATCCAGGGACATCTCATGGAGGGTATAGAGGAAAAGGAATTTCAGGAATTTATATCCTACCTCAGAGGAATAAACTTAGAAAATATTTTTTACAAGAGGGACGAACTTGCGATACCTGAAAAATTTACTACTGCCTCATGGTGGGTACATTTTGAGAAAAACCTAAAGAAACTAAAACTGCTTTTGGAGTTTCCCCAAAACTCTCTAGAAAAACTCCTGCTATTTATAGGGGATATCTATTCCTTTGAGGCGGATCAGCTTCTTCTCATAGAAAAGATATCTTTGGATTTAAAGAGGATATTTAAGTTAAATCCAAGGTGGACTCTCTTTGACCTTTCTTTAGAGATGAAGAAAAGCAGGGGAAGTGAATTCACTTATTTAGCAAAGGCAGTGGAATCAGAGACAGAAGAGTTGCCGAAAGAGAAATATAACATAACACTCACCACCTATCATAAGAGCAAGGGAATGGAGTGGGACATGGTGTGGCTATTCAATGTGAACTCAGACAGTTTTCCCGTCTATCTCTCAGACAACGACTATGGGAGACAGCAGTATCTCAAGGAGCCTTATGTTTATCCTGGGGACTGTCTAGAGGATGAGCTTAGAAAGACATTTATAAATAAAGAGTATAAAAACATAACCCTAAAAAGAAAAAGTGAGAGAATATCAGAGAGTATAAGACTGCTCTATGTGGGAATCACCAGGGCAAAAGAGTATCTTGTTATAAGCTGTAACAGAGACTCTGATACATTTTATTTTAGAGAAATTAACAGATTAATAGAAGAGGGGCAGAAAAGATATGAGAGACGTAAGAAATGA
- a CDS encoding transporter substrate-binding domain-containing protein — translation MKKIITIISLLFLISLSSFSQEKPLVVGMELAYPPFEMTDVKGNPTGISVDMANALGEYLGRDIVIENMSYGGLIPALKTKKVDIILSSMTITEKRKKSINFSDPYAKSFLTLLVNKRSPVKRASDLNTRGVNIAVKNGTTGHLVATQLFPKANIMVFEKESVCVLEVTQGKADAFIYDPLTVFKNWKKNPDTTRPIFDQFQKDIEYWGIGYRHGEDSLGRDINGFIKEFKENGGFDRLAEKYLTEQKKAFDEKGVPFFF, via the coding sequence ATGAAAAAAATTATTACCATTATTTCATTGCTTTTTCTTATTTCATTATCTTCTTTTTCACAAGAAAAACCATTGGTTGTGGGGATGGAGCTAGCTTATCCTCCCTTTGAGATGACTGATGTAAAGGGCAATCCCACAGGAATAAGTGTTGACATGGCAAATGCCTTAGGTGAATACCTAGGAAGAGATATCGTTATCGAAAATATGAGCTACGGAGGACTTATCCCGGCCCTCAAAACTAAAAAAGTAGATATTATTCTTTCATCTATGACTATAACAGAAAAGAGAAAAAAATCCATAAATTTCTCTGATCCATATGCAAAGTCATTTCTTACTCTTCTTGTGAACAAAAGATCTCCAGTGAAAAGAGCTTCTGACCTAAATACCAGAGGAGTCAATATTGCTGTGAAAAACGGGACTACAGGCCATCTAGTCGCCACCCAGTTGTTTCCAAAGGCAAATATAATGGTCTTTGAAAAAGAATCTGTCTGTGTCCTTGAAGTAACACAGGGAAAGGCAGATGCCTTTATATACGATCCACTGACTGTATTTAAAAACTGGAAAAAAAATCCAGATACTACAAGACCTATATTTGATCAATTCCAAAAGGATATCGAATACTGGGGTATCGGATACAGACACGGAGAAGATTCTCTAGGAAGAGATATAAACGGATTTATAAAAGAGTTCAAGGAGAACGGCGGTTTTGACAGACTTGCTGAAAAATATCTAACTGAACAGAAAAAAGCATTTGATGAAAAGGGAGTTCCTTTCTTCTTTTAA
- a CDS encoding amino acid ABC transporter permease, whose product MEDTLKKCKKHCNNKNFEINLKNIFFRKNRDIEASKTVEIINILIIVAIIFAIFNYAFGRLEYNYMWKETIVDYRYKFIKGFSITIAISFFSLFCSLVIGTMMAIGQRTTFLPVYYFSKFYVEFIRGTPLIVQIYLFFYVVGTAFNITDRYIMGILIMASFSGAYVAEIIRSGIESIGASQLETAKALAFTPFQTYIYIILPQVVKRITPPLAGQFASLIKDSSLLSIIAVNEFTKNVQEVDSLTYAPVENYFILAVGYLLLTYPISHYSKYLERKFSYES is encoded by the coding sequence ATGGAAGACACTCTGAAAAAATGTAAAAAACACTGCAACAATAAAAATTTTGAAATAAACCTGAAAAATATTTTTTTTAGGAAAAACCGAGATATAGAAGCTTCTAAAACAGTTGAAATAATAAACATACTGATTATAGTTGCAATTATTTTTGCTATCTTTAATTATGCCTTCGGAAGGCTTGAATACAACTATATGTGGAAAGAAACCATTGTGGACTATAGGTACAAGTTTATAAAAGGATTTTCCATAACTATAGCAATTTCATTTTTTTCACTCTTCTGCAGCCTTGTCATCGGTACTATGATGGCAATTGGACAGAGAACGACCTTCCTTCCGGTATATTATTTCAGCAAATTTTACGTGGAATTTATAAGAGGAACCCCTCTAATCGTTCAGATATATCTTTTTTTCTATGTTGTAGGTACAGCCTTTAACATAACTGATCGTTATATCATGGGTATACTCATAATGGCCAGTTTTTCAGGGGCATATGTGGCAGAAATAATAAGATCAGGGATAGAGAGCATTGGTGCAAGTCAGCTTGAGACTGCCAAGGCTCTCGCCTTTACCCCTTTTCAGACTTATATATACATTATCCTTCCACAAGTGGTAAAGAGGATTACCCCTCCCCTAGCAGGTCAGTTCGCTTCCCTTATAAAGGATTCATCTCTGCTTTCTATCATCGCTGTAAATGAATTTACAAAAAATGTCCAGGAGGTAGATTCCCTAACCTATGCTCCTGTGGAAAATTATTTTATTTTAGCAGTGGGATATCTTTTGCTGACATACCCTAT